The genomic interval CTGCCCCGACAGCGCCATGCCGCCGGCATAGGGGAACAGCGGCCCGGCATCGAACAGGAGCGTGCGCTCGGCCGCCGCGACGGCCGCCGCCACCAGAACGGGGAGGAAGCTGCGCGGCTTCCACTCGAACAGCAGGAGCTCGACCGCGAGCAGGACGGCGGCGACCGGCGTGCCGAAGATCGCCGTCATGCCCGCCGCCGCGCCGGCGACGAGCAGCGCCTTGCGCTCGCTGGCGGTGAGGTGGATCGTCTGCGCCAGCAGCGAGCCGAGCGCGCCGCCGGTCATGATGATCGGCCCCTCCGCCCCGAACGGGCCGCCGGTGCCGATCGAGATGGCGGAGGAGAGCGGCTTCAGCACGGCGACCTTCGGGCTGATCCGGCTCTTGCCGATCAGGATCGCCTCGATCGCCTCGGGAATGCCGTGGCCGCGGATCTTCTCGGAGCCGTAGCGCGCCATCAAGCCGATGACGAGGCATCCCAGCACCGGCACGAAGACCGCGGCCCAGCCGAGCGGAGTGGCGGCGATCGGCAAGGGCACGACCGACAGCCGGCCGAAATAGGCGAGGTTGGTGCACAGGGCGATCAGCTTCAGCAGCAGCCAGGCCGCGCCGACGCTCAACGTGCCGGCCGCGACCGCCAGCAGCATCAGGAGCAGCACCCGGCGGTCGGTGGTGAAGTCGCCGAGCCTGGCGGTGCGGCCGGGGCTGCCGGCGCGGGGCAGGGGCGGTTCGGGGCTTGCGTGGTCGAGCGTGTTCGTGGTCATGCGGTTCGGATCGGTGGAGGATGGCGCTGGTTGACGCAGAAACATCGCAATACGATATATTTTCGCGCAGTCAAACAGGTGATCGCGACACGGCGGAGGATGGATTGTCACAGGGACCGGCGGGGGACGCGGACGGGCCAGCGGCGGTGGACTATCGCGCGCTGGCGCGTTTTCGCCACGAGCTGCGCAAGTTCGCCGCCTTCAGCGAGGCGGCGGCGGACGCGGCCGGGCTGACGCCGCAGCAGCATCAGGCGCTGCTGGCGATCAAGGGCCTGTCGGAGGATGGCGGCCTCACGGTGGGCGAGCTCGCCGGCATCCTGTTCATCCGCCACCACACCGCCGTCGAGCTGGTCGACCGCATGGCCGGGCTCGGCCTGGTGCGCCGCGCGCCCGACCCCGCCGACCGGCGACGGGTGCGGGTGGAGCTGACGACGCTCGGCGGGGAGCGCCTGAGCACCCTCTCGGCCGTGCATGTGGCGGAGATCCGCGCGATCGTGCCGACGCTGATGGCGATCCTGAAATCCTTCGCCGGAACGCCGTGACCGGGGCGGGACTGGGCGAAGCGGCAGCCCCTTGCCTGGGATACCGGCCTGTTTCGCGTATCAACCCAATATAAATTTAACCAATGTAAAAATTCGCCTAAAATCCGCATCTTTCTGCAATCGAATTAAGTTTGCAGCAACGCGCTCCCGCGTAAGGCAGTGCTGCTCGATGCGGCGGCAACAGGAGCGGATATCGCCTCCCCTCACGGTCTCGCCGAAAGAACAAGATCAACTTCGTCGGGAGTGCGGCATGATCAAGCTCGCTCATAGCGTGTATTCGTACTTGCGTCGTCTTGGCGGACAGGAGGGCGGCAACGTCCTCATGCTTTTCGCCTTCGCCCTCATTCCAGTCATGGGCGGCGTCGGCGTGGCGGTCGACTATACCCGGGCCGCGACCTATCGCAGCCAACTCGACGCCATCGCCGACGCCGCGGCGCTTTCCGCGGTCTCGCGCACCAGCGTCGTCAACCTCGCCAACAGCTCCGACAACGGCAAGGCGGCGACCACGTCGTTCTTCGACGCCGAGGCCGCGCGGGTGTCCGCGGTGACCATCACCAAGGTCACCGTCCAGATCGTCAAGACGGCGACGGCCCTGTCGGCGACCGTCTCCTACTCGGCGACGGTTCCCAACACGTTCACGCAGCTGATCGGCATGCCGCAGACCGCGATCGGCGGCACGGCGTCCTCGACGACGCAGCTGCCCATCTACCAGAACTTCTATCTCTTCCTCGACAATTCGCCCTCGATGGGCATCGGCGCCACGCAGGCCGACATCAACAATCTCATCGCCGCGACGGCGAACGCGCCGATCGATCCCGGCTGCGGCTTCGCCTGCCACGACCTGTCGGGGAAGGAGGATTTCTATACCGTGGCCAAGAAGAACGGCATCACCATGCGCATCGACGAGGTGCGCAGCGCGACGCAGGCGCTGATGCAATACGCCACCGCGACGGAGATCCTGCCGCAGCAATTCGGCGTCTCCATCTATACCTTCAACAATGTGCTGACCAGGATCAGCGGCCTGACCACCAGCCTCGGCAGCGCCGCGGCCTCGGCGGCGGCGATCGATCTCGTCAGCGTGCCCTACCAGAACTACAACGCCGACCGCTATACCGACCTCGACGGCCTGCTGCCCAAGATGGACTATCTCATGCCGTCCTCCGGCTCGGGCCAGACCAGCGCGTCGCCGCAGACGGTGATGTTCATCGTCAGCGACGGTGTCGCCGACGAGCCGACCCCCGGCAACAGCTCGGGGCGGACGCTCGCGCCGATCACCGTGGCGCAATGCGACGCGATCAAGTCCCGCGGCATCACCATCGCCGTGCTCTACACGACCTATCTGCCCCTGCCGACCAACAGCTTCTACCAGGGCAACGTCGCGCCCTTCGCCAGCCAGATCAATCCGCGCATGCAGTCCTGCGCCAGCCCGGGCCTGTTCTTCGAGGTGAGCCCCGGCGACGGTATCTCGCAGGCGATGAACGCCCTGTTCACGGAGATCGTGTCGATGGCCCGCCTGACGCAGTAGGAGCGCGATCGTCTCACGGCTGCGGGCTGTCCCGGAGCACCGCCTCGAGGACGTGCGCGTGGGAATGGCCGGCATCCCGGGTCGCGGTGAGCAGCGTCGCCGTCCCGCCGCCGATCCTGGCCCGGAGCGCCGCCAGCGCGGCGGCGTTCTCCTGCAGCTCGAGGCGATAGCGGCGCTGGAACTCGCTCCAGCGGGCGGGGTCGTGGCCGAACCAGCGCCGCAGCGCCGGGCTGGGGGCGAGGTCGCGGGCCCAGACGTCGAGATGCGCCGCCTGCTTCGCCAGCCCGCGCGGCCAGAGCCGGTCGACCAGGATGCGCAGGCCGTCGGCGGCCTCGGGCGGGTCGTAGACGCGCCTGACCCGGATCATCTCAGGCGGCTCCGGCCGGCGCATCGGCCGGCAACCGTGCCGCGATCACCGGCGCCGGGCTCGGCCGGCCCCGGCCGGCGACGGCGGAGAGGCCCCGGCGCACGCGCTGGAGCACGTCGCCTTCGCGCCGGCCGGCATAGACGGTGTAGGCGGAATGGGAGAATTCCGGCGCCCCCGGCACCCGGGTGAGGCGCCCGTCGGCCAGGAAAGGCTGCGCCGTGCCGAGCCGGAAATAGCCGCAGCCGCCGACGCTGAGCAGATAGGTGAGGGCGAGGGGCCCGAGCGAGATGGCGACCGGCGGGCTCACCAGCTCGGGAAAGGCGGCCTGGTGATTGGCGGCGAAAGCCGAGCCCCAGTCGACATGGACATAGTGCTCCGGCAGCAGCGCGCCGCCGGGATCGCTGGTCACCAGCACCAGCTTCTCCTCGACCAGGAGCTCGGCCACCAGGTCCTGGCGCTGCGGCGGGTTGTAGAGCACGGCAAGGTCGAGCGAGCCCTCCTGCACACGGTCGAGCAGGCGCGCCGGGGCGTCGACCTCGGCCCTGAGCGCGATCTCCGGGCATTCGCGATGCATCCACACCAGCCAGTCCGCCAGCAGGGGATGCCAGAGGCTGAGCTCGCCGCCGACGCTGACCCCGTCCCTGCGGCCGGGCGGCAGCGCCACCTGGTGGCGGGCCCGCTCCCAGACCTGCACCAGGGTGGCGGCATGGCGGGTGAAGCGCTCGCCGGCGGGCGTCAGGCGCGCGCCGGCCTTGTTGCGCACGAACAGGCGCCGGCCGAGCTGCTCTTCCAGGGCGCGGATCCGTGCGCTCACCGCCGTCTGCGTCAGGTGCAGCCGTTCGGCAGCGGCGATGAAGCTGCCGCTCGCGGCCACTTCGAGGAAGGTGCGGGCCAGGGCGATGTCCATGGTGCTTCACATGAAGAAGATTACGCTTATCTGCAATGAAAATGCGTTTGTCTGTTGCGATCGCGGGTGCCAGAGTTTCCGCCGACATGATTTCAGCCATGGAGCGGACATGACGAGGTCGCCACGCACCATCGCCGCCGCCAACGGCATCGGCCGGGATGCCGCCTTCGGGGCGGTGGCGCCGCCGCTCCACCTCGCCTCGAGCTACACGTTCGCCGGCTTCGAGCGGCCGAGGACTTACGACTATTCCCGCGCGGGCAATCCGACGCGCGACCTGCTCGCCGACACGCTGGCGCAGTTGGAGGGCGGCGCGGGAGCCGTGGTGGTGGCGACCGGCATGGCGGCGGTGGACCTCGTGCTCTCCCGCCTCGGCCCGCAGGACGGCGTCGTGGCGCCGCACGACTGCTACGGCGGCACCCATCGGCTGATCGCGGCCCGTGCCGCCAAGGGCCAGTTCAAGGCCGCCTTCGTCGACCAGGGCGACGCCGCGGCGCTCGAGGCGGCCCTGGCCGCCCGGCCGAAGCTGGTGCTGGTGGAGACGCCGAGCAATCCCTTGATGCGGGTGGTCGACATCGCCGCCGTCGCCGCCGCGGCGAAGGCGGCCGGCGCCGATGTGGCCGTCGACAACACCTTCCTGTCGCCGGCGCTGCAGCAGCCGCTCGCGCTCGGCGCCGACTTCGTCGTCCACTCCACCACGAAATATCTCAACGGCCATTCCGACGTGGTCGGCGGGGCCGTGATCGCCGCCAGGAGCGAGGACGCCGCGGCCCTCGCCGCCTGGGCCAACATCACCGGCGTGACCGGCGCGCCGTTCGACGCCTACCAGACCCTGCGCGGGCTGCGCACGCTGTTCCCGCGCATCGAGCGCCAGCAGCAGAGCGCCGCGGCGGTCGCTTCCTTCCTGGCCCGACACCCGCAGGTGGCGGCGGTGCATTATCCCGGCCTGCCCTCCCATGCCGGCCATGCCCTGGCCAAGGCGCAGCAGCGCGGCTTCGGCGCCATGCTCAGCTTCGAGATCGCCGGCGGCACGCCGGCGGTGCGGCGCTTCGTCGAGGCGGTACGGGTCTTCACCCTGGCCGAATCCCTCGGCGGCATCGAGAGCCTCGTCGCCCACCCCGCCACCATGACCCATGTCGGCATGGGCGCCGAGGCGCGGCGCATCGCCGGCATCACCGATGCGCTGCTGCGCCTCTCCATCGGCCTGGAGGACGAGCGCGACCTGGTCGAGGACCTGGCGCAGGCGCTGGGCCAGGCCGAAGAGGCGGGCGACCGATGAGCGCGACGGCGCCGGACCTGCCGATCGGGCCGGCGCTGGCCGAGGCGATCCTGCACGGCGGCGCCGAGGCCATCGTCGCCACCGACCGCGACGGCATCATCCGCTTCTGGAACCCGGGCGCGGCCCGCCTCTTCGGCTTCGAGGCGGACGAGGCGCTCGGCCGCACGCTCGACCTCATCGTGCCCGAGCCGCAGCGCGAGCGCCATTGGCAGGGCTATCGCCGGGTGATGGCGACCGGCACCAGCCGCTACGGCGCGGGGGAGGTGCTGGCCGTGCCTGCCACGACCCGGGACGGCCGGCGGATCTCGATCGAGTTCACCATCACGCCGCTGCACGGCGCCGGCGGGTCGATCGTCGGGCTGGCCGCGGTGCTGCGCGACGTCACCGGCCGCTTCGAGGAGCTGAAGGCGCTGCGGCGGTCGATGAAGGAGCTCGTCGCCACCGCCATGGGGATGAGGGGCGGGGAGGAGAAGGGATGATGCAGGAGAGCAGCGGCGCCGATGCCGCGTCCACGGCCGCCGGCGAGCGCCAGGCGATCCTGCGCTGGCGCCGGGACGAGCGGGCTCGCCTGATCGCCGCGCGGCTCGCCATGGCCTCAGCCGAGCGGGCCGCCGCGGCGGCCCGCATCGCCGCCCGCCTCGACGGATTGCTCCCCGAGCTCGCCGGCCGCACCGTCAGCCTGTACTGGCCGATGCGCGGCGAGCCGGACTTGCGGTCCTGGCTCGCCGCCGCGGTCGGACGCGGCGCGTGCTGCGCCCTGCCGCTGGTGGTGGAGAAGAACGCGCCGCTGGTGTTCCGCAGCTGGCGGCCGGGCGAGCCGCTGGCGCGCGGCGTCTGGAACATCCCGGTGCCGGCGGAGGGGAGCGTGGTGACGCCCGACGTCGTGCTGGCGCCGCTGGTCGGCTTCGACGCGGCGGGCTATCGCCTCGGCTACGGCGGCGGCTATTTCGACCGTACCCTGGCGGCGCTGCCGGCCCGACCCCTGGTGATAGGGATCGGCTATGCCGGCGCTGCCATTGCGACCATCCGTCCGCTCGCCCATGACATCCCGATGGATGTGATCGTCACCGAGGAGGCGGAGCACCGCCGCGGGTGAGGACGCTCAGGCGCCGGCGGCGCTCTCGGGCAGCGCCGCCCGGCGCGCCAGGGCGGCCAGGAGGTCGGTCTGGGTGACCAGCCCGAGGATGCGCCGGTCGGCGTCGACGATCACCACCGCGTGGGTCTGCCCGTCCGTCAGCACCCCGGCCAGGCCGAAGGCGGGGTCCTCCGGCCGGGCCGTCGCGGCCGATGCCATCACGTCGGCGACCCGTTGGGCCGGCCGGGCCAGGTCCCGGAGGCCGACGGTGCCGGCGAGCCGCCCGTCGGCCCCGGTCACGGGCAGGGTGCGCACGCCATGGCCGAGCAGCAGCGCATGGGCGGACCGGACGTCGGCATCGGCGCCGACCGTGACCACGTCGCGCGACATGATGTCGGCGCAGGCGAGATCGCCATGGGCCCGCATCAGGGCGCGGCGCTCGACCTGGCGCAGCAGGCGGTCGAGATCCTCGCGATCGATGTCGAAGGCCTCGCCGAGGTCGGCCAGCGCCGCGTCGACATCCCCGGCGCTGAAGCCGATGCGCAGCTGCGGCGGCGGGTCGCCGGTGCCGTGGGTGTTGACCGGGGCGGGCGCCGCCCGGTGCGGATAGGAATGGCGGGAGAGCCGGTGGAACAGCCAGCCGAGCCCCACCAGCAGGGCGGAGTTGAGGCCGACCGGGACCAGCGCGAAGCCGAAGCCCGCCGCCGCCACGGCCGGCCCGCCGATGATGGCGGTGAGCGCCGCGGCGCCGCCGGGCGGGTGCAGGCAGCGCGTCAGCGACATGGCGGCGATGGCCAGGCCGACCGCGATACCGATGGCGATGGTCGGATCGTGCACCAGCCGGCCGACGGCGATGCCGACCAGGGCGGAAATCGTGTTGCCGCCGATGATCGACCAGGGCTGGGCCAGCGGGCTCGCCGGCACGGCGAAGAGCAGCACGGCGGAGGCGCCGACCGGCGCGACGATCAGCGGCAGATGCGGGCCGTTGCCGAAGATGAGCGCTGAGATCAGGCCGGTGAGGCCGATGCCGACCATGGCGCCGAGGCAGGCGACCAGCCGGTCGCGCAGCGTGGCGCCGGCGAGGATGGGAATGAAGATCCTGGAGGAGCTGGGCGGGCGTCCCGGCCCGGTCGGCGAGGTCGGCATGGAAATCCGGTCGGAAAACAGCCGACCCGCCGCGCCGCCGCGCCGCGTCGACGCCGCAGCCCCGCGACGGGCAGCCGCGACTGGTTAGGAAGAACCGGCCCGTGGCGCAAGGCAAATGCCTGCGACATAAGGCGCAGCAGGCCGGCTCAGCCCGGCTCAGCCCGGCTCGCGACCGAAGAACACCTCCACAGAGACGATCCGGCCGTCCGCGAATCTGAACTGCTCGACATTGCGAAAGCCCCAGCCGGCCTTCGCCCGTCCTTCGTAGAGCACGAAGCAGCCGCCGCTGCCGTCCGGCACCACCGTCTTCAGGTCCTGGACGGCGAAGGTGCCGGCCGCCGGCCAGCAGCGCTCGAAATAGGCGTCACGGCCGATATGGTCGTCGCGCGGCGAGGTGAAGGTGAAATCGGGATGCAGCAGCGCCTCGATGGCGCTGCGGTCGGCGGTGCGGTAGCTGTCGAAGCAGCGGCGCACCAGCGCCTCGGCATGGTCGGGCGACATGACGTCTCTCCTCTCCCGTCAGTCCCGGTCGGGCGCGCCGAGCGGGAAGAGCGGGCGATAGGGCCGCGCCTCGTCGACGGCGCGGGCGAAGGACGGGCGAGCCAGCAGCCGCCGCCGATAGGCGTGGAGATGGGCGAGGCCCGGCGGGATTGGATGGGTCCAGTCGGCGTAGAACAGCGACGGCGCGGCGGCGCAGTCGGCCAGGGTGAAGGCGCCGCCCGTCGCCCATTCGCGATCCGCCATCACGCCGTCGAGCCAGCCATAGGCGGCGTCGAGCATGGCCTTCGCCTCCGCCACGCCGGTGGGATCGCGGTCCGCCGCCGGACGCAGGCTGTCGAACACGACGCGGCTCAGCGGCGTCGCGACATAGTTGTCGAAGACGCGGTCCATCATCCGCGCCTCGATCGCCGCATCGGGATCCGGCGGGATCAACCGCACCGGCCCGGGGTGGTGCAGGGCGAGGTACTCGATGATGGTGCTGGTCTCGAGGATGGTGCGCGCCCCGTCGACCAGGATGGGGAAGCGCCTGATCGGCCACTGGGCGGCGAACTCGGCCCCCACCTCGGGATGCTCGGGCGAGAGCATGCGGACCTCGAAAGGGGTGGCGTTCTCGTAGAGCGCGATCAGCACCTTCTGGCAGAACTGCGAGAACGGGTGGAAATAGAGCTTCAGGGTCATGGCCGCCTCCTCAGATGCTGCGCCGATAGTGCAGGATGACGGCCCCGGTATCGAGCGCCCGGGTCTCGGCCAGGGTGAAGGCGCGCTGCGGCAGGCCGGGTTCGAACAGCCGCTTGCCGTCGCCGAACAGGGTGGGAAGCACCATCAGCCGCAGCTCGTCGACGAGATCGAGAGCGAGGAGGCTGTTGGCGATGCCGGCCCCGCCGAAGCAAGTGACGTCGCCCGGCGCCTCGACCTTCAGCCTCGCCACCGCGCCGGCGAGGTCGTCCCGGACCAGCACGGCGTTCCAGCCGGGATCGC from Labrys wisconsinensis carries:
- a CDS encoding pilus assembly protein TadG-related protein, with protein sequence MLFAFALIPVMGGVGVAVDYTRAATYRSQLDAIADAAALSAVSRTSVVNLANSSDNGKAATTSFFDAEAARVSAVTITKVTVQIVKTATALSATVSYSATVPNTFTQLIGMPQTAIGGTASSTTQLPIYQNFYLFLDNSPSMGIGATQADINNLIAATANAPIDPGCGFACHDLSGKEDFYTVAKKNGITMRIDEVRSATQALMQYATATEILPQQFGVSIYTFNNVLTRISGLTTSLGSAAASAAAIDLVSVPYQNYNADRYTDLDGLLPKMDYLMPSSGSGQTSASPQTVMFIVSDGVADEPTPGNSSGRTLAPITVAQCDAIKSRGITIAVLYTTYLPLPTNSFYQGNVAPFASQINPRMQSCASPGLFFEVSPGDGISQAMNALFTEIVSMARLTQ
- a CDS encoding LysR family transcriptional regulator, translating into MDIALARTFLEVAASGSFIAAAERLHLTQTAVSARIRALEEQLGRRLFVRNKAGARLTPAGERFTRHAATLVQVWERARHQVALPPGRRDGVSVGGELSLWHPLLADWLVWMHRECPEIALRAEVDAPARLLDRVQEGSLDLAVLYNPPQRQDLVAELLVEEKLVLVTSDPGGALLPEHYVHVDWGSAFAANHQAAFPELVSPPVAISLGPLALTYLLSVGGCGYFRLGTAQPFLADGRLTRVPGAPEFSHSAYTVYAGRREGDVLQRVRRGLSAVAGRGRPSPAPVIAARLPADAPAGAA
- a CDS encoding nuclear transport factor 2 family protein; the encoded protein is MSPDHAEALVRRCFDSYRTADRSAIEALLHPDFTFTSPRDDHIGRDAYFERCWPAAGTFAVQDLKTVVPDGSGGCFVLYEGRAKAGWGFRNVEQFRFADGRIVSVEVFFGREPG
- a CDS encoding MarR family winged helix-turn-helix transcriptional regulator; translation: MSQGPAGDADGPAAVDYRALARFRHELRKFAAFSEAAADAAGLTPQQHQALLAIKGLSEDGGLTVGELAGILFIRHHTAVELVDRMAGLGLVRRAPDPADRRRVRVELTTLGGERLSTLSAVHVAEIRAIVPTLMAILKSFAGTP
- a CDS encoding PAS domain-containing protein, which codes for MSATAPDLPIGPALAEAILHGGAEAIVATDRDGIIRFWNPGAARLFGFEADEALGRTLDLIVPEPQRERHWQGYRRVMATGTSRYGAGEVLAVPATTRDGRRISIEFTITPLHGAGGSIVGLAAVLRDVTGRFEELKALRRSMKELVATAMGMRGGEEKG
- a CDS encoding HPP family protein, translated to MPTSPTGPGRPPSSSRIFIPILAGATLRDRLVACLGAMVGIGLTGLISALIFGNGPHLPLIVAPVGASAVLLFAVPASPLAQPWSIIGGNTISALVGIAVGRLVHDPTIAIGIAVGLAIAAMSLTRCLHPPGGAAALTAIIGGPAVAAAGFGFALVPVGLNSALLVGLGWLFHRLSRHSYPHRAAPAPVNTHGTGDPPPQLRIGFSAGDVDAALADLGEAFDIDREDLDRLLRQVERRALMRAHGDLACADIMSRDVVTVGADADVRSAHALLLGHGVRTLPVTGADGRLAGTVGLRDLARPAQRVADVMASAATARPEDPAFGLAGVLTDGQTHAVVIVDADRRILGLVTQTDLLAALARRAALPESAAGA
- the metB gene encoding cystathionine gamma-synthase, whose translation is MTRSPRTIAAANGIGRDAAFGAVAPPLHLASSYTFAGFERPRTYDYSRAGNPTRDLLADTLAQLEGGAGAVVVATGMAAVDLVLSRLGPQDGVVAPHDCYGGTHRLIAARAAKGQFKAAFVDQGDAAALEAALAARPKLVLVETPSNPLMRVVDIAAVAAAAKAAGADVAVDNTFLSPALQQPLALGADFVVHSTTKYLNGHSDVVGGAVIAARSEDAAALAAWANITGVTGAPFDAYQTLRGLRTLFPRIERQQQSAAAVASFLARHPQVAAVHYPGLPSHAGHALAKAQQRGFGAMLSFEIAGGTPAVRRFVEAVRVFTLAESLGGIESLVAHPATMTHVGMGAEARRIAGITDALLRLSIGLEDERDLVEDLAQALGQAEEAGDR
- a CDS encoding DUF488 domain-containing protein; protein product: MIRVRRVYDPPEAADGLRILVDRLWPRGLAKQAAHLDVWARDLAPSPALRRWFGHDPARWSEFQRRYRLELQENAAALAALRARIGGGTATLLTATRDAGHSHAHVLEAVLRDSPQP
- a CDS encoding 5-formyltetrahydrofolate cyclo-ligase, coding for MMQESSGADAASTAAGERQAILRWRRDERARLIAARLAMASAERAAAAARIAARLDGLLPELAGRTVSLYWPMRGEPDLRSWLAAAVGRGACCALPLVVEKNAPLVFRSWRPGEPLARGVWNIPVPAEGSVVTPDVVLAPLVGFDAAGYRLGYGGGYFDRTLAALPARPLVIGIGYAGAAIATIRPLAHDIPMDVIVTEEAEHRRG
- a CDS encoding dihydrofolate reductase family protein: MAKLILAMFTSLDGYIEGPGGVFVPPAWSGDLERHWAGQALERAGHLVYGRVNFVFNKGFWSAAETDPDSPAAKVPHAGTMNRLPKTVVSRTLTGDPGWNAVLVRDDLAGAVARLKVEAPGDVTCFGGAGIANSLLALDLVDELRLMVLPTLFGDGKRLFEPGLPQRAFTLAETRALDTGAVILHYRRSI
- a CDS encoding glutathione S-transferase family protein, yielding MTLKLYFHPFSQFCQKVLIALYENATPFEVRMLSPEHPEVGAEFAAQWPIRRFPILVDGARTILETSTIIEYLALHHPGPVRLIPPDPDAAIEARMMDRVFDNYVATPLSRVVFDSLRPAADRDPTGVAEAKAMLDAAYGWLDGVMADREWATGGAFTLADCAAAPSLFYADWTHPIPPGLAHLHAYRRRLLARPSFARAVDEARPYRPLFPLGAPDRD